The nucleotide window TTCTTATTTTAGCAATAAGGTGGTCTTCTACAATTTGTTCATATGTTGTAAATCTATTTCCGCAATCATTACACTCTCTTCTTCTTCTATTCTTTAAAGAATCTTCAGAAGATCTCTTATCAATCACTTTTAATTTCTCAGAAGAACATTTTGGACATTTCATTTTATACCTCCTTAAGTGATAAGATGAAACAAAGAAATTTTAATTTCGCATGTTTCATTTTTCATTTCACCTCGTTTTCAGTATCTTTTATCTTAACTAGAATATTTTAGTAGATGTAGCTTATATATAAAACTTTGTAACAACTGTCTGATAAACACAAGATATTGTAGTCTTTTTTATGAAAAACACAATATATTGTGGTACACAATTTATATTAAAAACTAGAAAAAGCCATATTTACTAAAATAAAGCCCATATTTAAAGATTTAGCAATTCAAAAATCGATTATAAAAAACATATAATTAACAATTATTTTCAATATTGTAAATATAAAAAGTTTAATATATTTTGTAACTACTTAATAGTTATTAAAAAATAGAAACATTTAAATATGATAATGACGATGCTGTTTCTATGAATGCTGTACTAAATCCAGTAGATTTGAATATTGCACTACATAGAGCACTAGGTAGTGTTTTTACTAGTAGCGATTACATCATTCGTACATTTGAAGATATCTTAAAAAGTTATCCATTAAAAAGAATTGAATCCATGAAACAAGGAGAACTAGAAAAGGTTCTTTATAGGCTTTCTCAAAGAAAAGGTGTGCAAGAAATGCAGGAAAGCATTAATACAGATATTCAACATGGACAGGAAAAAATTGATTCAGCTGTATATGGAATAATTCTACAAAACCTAGAAAACGCAGGAATTATATCCAAAGATGAATTAAGTAGTGTTAATGATTTTTGTGATCAGGAAATTGTAGCTTATTCATGTCCAACCAGCCAGGATCCTAACAAAGTATTGGCAAGAGGACAATTTCCTCTAGAAATGAGTTTAGATGAAGCAAGATTTACACCAAATAATGTTTTTTATAGTGGTGAAGGCCTAGAATGGAAAATAAGACCTGGAGAAAAACCAAATTTGATTCTTGAGGAAGGTGCTATGTTAAAAGAAGGTGGAAGATTTTTTGTTTTTGAAGAACAAGCAACTACTAAAAGATCTCATCAAATAGTTAGAGAAATTACTCAATACCTGGTAGATCATTACCCTGCAAAAGAAGGTTTAAAAAATAATTACCCAAGCATACAAAAAAAATTAGTTCGTGCATTAAGACCTATGTTTCCTTCTGTAGAGGATGAAGAAGGAAGAATAAACCATCAAAAACTAGTTAAAATATTTAGACAAGCGAAAAGAAGAAATATTGATTTAAATGATTATGTTAAACAAGGAGATAGAATACTTACAGAAACATTGATGAAGAGTATAGAAGAAATTGTTCCAGCACCATATTCTGCTGTAAAAACAAGGGTTAAATCAAGAGAAACAGCTTTTCATAAAATTATAGAATCTATTTATGATCTAAGAAGCGATGGACATAAAGGTGGCGCAAAAGAATTTAAAGATTTGTATGGTATTAGGATCATACTTCCAACAATAGATGATATCTTTGTATATGTTAATCAGCTTAAAAGATCAGCAGGCGTAGAAGTCGTTACAGATAGAGAAGGAAACTCACTAGAAAAAGATCATGTTACATTTCCTAAACCAAACAAATATCAATCTTACCATCTACCAATAAAGTTTGCAGGTACACTTTATGATATACAAATAAGAACTCATGAAATGGATGAAAAAGCAGAAAGAGATATTCAACAAGCGCACCATGTTTACAAAAACATTAAAAAAGATCCACTTGATTCTACTTCCCTAAACGTAAGAAAAGTAATTAGTACTTGTTTAGGATTGCCTCTTCCTTGTGAATAATAAGAAAACATTTATATAAAACTAAATTAGATTAAATTCTATGCCAAAAGGAAGGCCAGTCAAAAGCAAAGTAAGAGACAATATTATTGAGCTGCTCTATTTTCTCAAGCACGCCTATGGTTATGATATTTACAAACGCTACATAGAAATTTTTCCAAGAACAACTATGAGGAATATTTACTATCATCTTAAAAAAGGTCTAGCTCTAAAAGAATTTGCAATAGAAAAAATAGAAAAAGAAAAAGGAGAGTATAGCTGGGGAGGAGAAGCAGAAAAGATCTATTACAAACTAGGGCCTAACGCAAATCCAAGAATGGATAAAAGAATAAAAAACTCTCTTGAAAGGAGAAAAATTATTTGATTTTCTTAAAAAAACCAATCAGACTAAAAGCCTCTCTTTTTGTTAAAAAACTTTTGCCAATAATTCTTTTCCAGACAATCTTTTGGGTTTTTTTCTTATCAGAAGTAGAAAATTTTATCTTACCAAGGGCTTTATTAATATTCTCTAAAAGAATTTCTTTATCTTTCAAAGAAGCCAATTCATTTAATGTATTTTCCTTATTAAACAATTCATAAAACAAAACAGCACAAGAGTGAGAAATATTCAAAGTAGAATATTTCTTTGAAGTTGGAATTGTTACAACAAAATCAGCTGATAAAATTTCTTTATTACTTAAACCAGAACTCTCAGGACCAATCAACAAACCAATCTTCTTATTAACAGGAATAATAGATGATAATTGAGCAGGAGTTAGAGGAGACCTAGGATTATAAGAAGTGCCTCTAATAGCAGTTGTAGCAATTAAGTAATCCATTTTAGGGATTTTCTTAACAACTCTAGCTTTTTTAAGAATTGATTGTGAATGTTTCGCTCTATTCCTAGCTTCCTGACTTAAATGATTACATTTAGGATCAACTAAAATCAAATTTTTTAAATCAAAATTAGCCATTACTCTAGAAACTGCACCAATATTTCCAGGATTTTCAGGTTTAACTAAAATTACATTTAACATAGAATTAGAATAATCCAAATTGCTTTAAATAAGTTGTGACTATGCCAACTAAAATCAAAAATACAAATAAAGAGTTAATAGTTCCCCAAATTTTAATTGCTTTTTTCTTGTCTTTAATTGAATCTTGTAAAGCTATCAACAACATCTTTGCACCATCTGTTATATACACAGGAAGCAAATTAATAAGTCCAATAGATATATTTAACATCCAAAGCCAAATAAATAATCCTTTAAACCATGTAAAAATTTTAAAGATTGTTTCAAAACCTTGTTTAGGTTCTGTTTTATTTCTTATTCTATTAACTCCAATAAAACCTTTACTAGGGTTATCAGGATGAGCAACAGTAACAAGAGAATATGTCTTATTTCCACTTCCTAAATAGACTGTTTCATTAACACTAATACAAACACCCATCTTTTCAAAAAAACTGTTATAGTTTGTAACTTTTTCACCATCAAAAGAGTCTATTAAAGTTCCACTTTCAATAACAGATGCAGGATAACCTTCTTTTGTATCAAAAGTAAAACCAATTGGTTCTGTTATTCTATTTTCTATAGGCACAAAAACGAATATGAGTAACACTAAGAAAATAAAGGCAAACAAGACATTTGAAATAGGTCCTGCTGAAAGAATAGAATACTGAACATGAGATTTTCTTTTAGCCATCTCCTTTTCATTAGGTTCTACAAATGCTGCAGGGATTATTGGCAACAACATACATAAAAAAGCAAATCCGCTTGATTTAACTTTTATATTGTGAGCACGAATAACAACACCATGAGCAAATTCGTGAACAATAGCCAAAACAAGTATTGATATTATAAAATAAAAAAAGGACAAATATCCTACACCAGGAATTGTAGTTCCTGGTAAAACCAATGCCATTCCTGTTTCAGTAACCTTTGGAGCAAGAAAAAATTTAAGCATAGATATTAATATTACTAAAGATATAACAATTAAACCAACAAAACCAAATCCAATACAAACATAACCAAATAACTTCACTAAATTTCTATGTTTTGAAGAAATTCTGTCCATCCATTTTAATCCAAAATTAGTTCTATACAAAACAAAATAAAACAAAGGATAAAGTAATTTCTGAACAGTAATTTGTTTTCTCTTAAAAATCAAAAATATTGTAATAAGAACAACGAACACAATAAATGCAGTATAATCAAAATTCATATTAATTATTTCTTTCTTAAAGTTCTTAAGGCTTTGCTGCCACACCTTTTGCAGCTTACTTTACCCTCTATCACTTTCATCATAGTTGATTTGAGTACTTTTTTACATTTCTTACATGCAAACTTGTTTTTGAATAATCTTGCTTGTGCTTCTGGAAATCTTACCATTTTTATTACCTCAAGAAATAGGTAAGGCTCAAAAATTTTAATTTTTGTTGTCTCACCATACTTAATCACCACCCTTTATATCCTTCATTACTTTATCTCCAAGAACTGTCCAGTACATTACTTGTACGCCTTCAACAACTTTATCTTTTAACTCTTCTGGAATTTCCAAATCAAAGGTTTCATAACTTACATTGTCCATAACATTTGCCTTATTACCATTTACTGACAAAACCTGTGCTGTCATTTTTTCAATAATAGGAGTATCAATATTATCATGACCTGGCATTACAATAACTCTTTTTTTCTGGTCAATTAAACCAACTGCTTCTAATCTAACTTTTGCATGGCCA belongs to Candidatus Woesearchaeota archaeon B3_Woes and includes:
- a CDS encoding RNA methyltransferase — its product is MLNVILVKPENPGNIGAVSRVMANFDLKNLILVDPKCNHLSQEARNRAKHSQSILKKARVVKKIPKMDYLIATTAIRGTSYNPRSPLTPAQLSSIIPVNKKIGLLIGPESSGLSNKEILSADFVVTIPTSKKYSTLNISHSCAVLFYELFNKENTLNELASLKDKEILLENINKALGKIKFSTSDKKKTQKIVWKRIIGKSFLTKREAFSLIGFFKKIK
- a CDS encoding translation initiation factor IF-5A, whose product is MSIKPKSVGTVKKGDCVIIDGAACKVSSIQTSRPGKHGHAKVRLEAVGLIDQKKRVIVMPGHDNIDTPIIEKMTAQVLSVNGNKANVMDNVSYETFDLEIPEELKDKVVEGVQVMYWTVLGDKVMKDIKGGD